The following DNA comes from Brassica oleracea var. oleracea cultivar TO1000 chromosome C5, BOL, whole genome shotgun sequence.
ATCTAGTACATGGGCGTGAGATCACTTGTTTGGACACTGATCCATTCAGTCCAAAGGTGGACGATAAAGAAGTCCATTTAGTCCTGATATGGATGATACAAAAGTCTTGTTTTAGACACTGATCTGATTGGTCCATAAGAAGGATGATGAAGAAGCCTTTGATTTTGGTTTATTTTATACTAACCAGCCCAAAGAGGGGTTATTTGGTTTTGTTGATTTGTTTTCAGACAGGTTATATTTTACACATGGTGGTACACACATATCACAACAACATCATCCAAGATTTCGTGTGTGTGTATTTGAGGTTGATGACTCAATATGTTCGATCAGATTGTGGCATGACCGATGGTAAAGAAGAACCAACTATCATGTTCGAGGACAAAACATATTCTGCCCAAGATTTTCATCACCCACAGATTGCAGAAAATTGGAGAGGTCCAAAAGACCTTCAGTAATGTCCAAATCATGGGGAGTAATGTGTGTTATACTCTTTTTTCTTCACCATGGTTTTGTCCCAATTGGGTTTTTTCTGGTAAGGTTCTAATGAGGCAACATTAAAGCACATTACATGCTCTAAATGGTTATAGCATCCAAAGAAAAGTGTTATGAACCAGATTGTGGATGACTCATAGCCAAAAGATTATGATTTGTAATCTTTCCATTTATATATGACGGTGTAATCTCCTATATAAAGAATCTCTATCTTATGAATAAATATAGACTTTTCCGTTACTTTTATAACATATTTAAAGCAGTTAATTTGTTTGTTAGAAACCTCCGTAATTCTTCTTTTTTTAACTTCCATTAAACAAAATCAAAATGATATTTGTATACCCTTTTGTTTGAAACAAATTGTAGACTATTTGATCATTTAATGAGCAGAGATTCGCTAAAACACTTGAAATTAACAAAAAATAATAATAGTAGACTTATGTTTGGTTTGGTAAACTTTTGGCCGCGGCTGTTCTTGTGTCACACACCTTGTCGTTTTGTCTTTTCCTTACGCTCGGCATGAGATACTTTGAATTGGGGATTATCATATCCTTGTTTACGTGCCCAAGAAGCGAGTCAAGGATCGGAGTTTTGTTTTCCACCTTCAATATATTTATATATAAACTCCGCCACGTCAAGAGGCGTACTTGTGCCTTGGCCCTTGAAGCTTGGAAATAAATAGCACGAGGCAATTCACATCTTGGAATCAGAGATCTAAAACTAATATATAGAAATGTATAAGATAGAGTATAAGAGCACCTCCGACGGGATTTCTACCCGTTAGAATTCTAAAAATTCATATGTGTATAAGTATATGTTGTATATGTGTATATATGTGTGTGGTCCATTATTTCGTGGAGAATCCCACCCTTAAGGTTCTAAAAGCTTTGTTTTAAGAACCGATGGAGTTCTCCACAAAATAATAGACCCCACACCTACATACACATATACGTATACACATATGAATCTAGCTTGAAAAAAAAAAAAAAAAAAAAAAAAAAACTCCAATGGGTAAAACTCCTCATTGGAGGTGCTCTAAGACTAACACCATGATTAACCCGGGTTCTTAGGGTAGAGTTCTTATAGTTTCGGCTAAGAACTGTTTCTTAGTTTTCTTAGCTTTTAACTAAGAAAAACTAAGAACCGTCTCTTAAATAAGAGATATAAGCCGAAAAGTGTAAAAAAAATAATCATGAGTTAAGAACCTAGATTAATCATCCTCTAACAACATCAATTTATTTAAAAATTTATATTTATGTCTATCCCCTATATATTATTTGAGAAGCATTACAACTTCTTTTTGTAGCCAAATGTCATTACTAGGATGATTCTTAGAATCATTAGAGAAATATGTTGGTCCTTCTAATTATGTAATAAGCTTTTTATTAAACTAACAATAAATTCATCATTAATGTACTTTATTATTTTCTTAAATAAAATTTACGGAATTGCCTAATGTGGCTAAAGTATATATGACAATTAATGATTTTGAATAATAAAGATTTGATAAAAAAATAGTGTATCTTCTATCATATTTGTTTAATTTTAAACTATTAAATAAATTAAACAACCACAATAACCATATAATAAAAATTTAGATTTTTATGTATATGTTATATTTTGAATTTTTACAAANNNNNNNNNNNNNNNNNNNNNNNNNNNNNNNNNNNNNNNNNNNNNNNNNNNNNNNNNNNNNNNNNNNNNNNNNNNNNNNNNNNNNNNNNNNNNNNNNNNNNNNNNNNNNNNNNNNNNNNNNNNNNNNNNNNNNNNNNNNNNNNNNNNNNNNNNNNNNNNNNNNNNNNNNNNNNNNNNNNNNNNNNNNNTGAACAATTTTTTTGATAAAAGTTTTGAACGATCATTGACAACTTATTTTTTTAAAAAAATTATAAATTACTAAAACTATTAATCTCACAATGAAAATTTTGTTATCAATAATTTAAATTTTTTTCTATAAAAGATATAAATGATCAAAAAGTTATATGAGTAGAAATCATCATTTAATAGACATTAATATTAAAAATATACTAAAATATATTATCTATGTTAGTATCATTTAAATTTAATTACATATCCTATCAAATATAAAAAAAATATTTTTTGGATTAATAAAATTAATTTATATGTTTGCACCAATTTAATTATATATTTAATAGTTACTGAACTTTAATTATTTAATATATATTAATTATTTTATAATATATAAAAATATTTAATACATAAAATAATTTATATATATAATGTTGATAAACTAGTATTAGTTAAACTTCAAGGATTGCCTATGAGGCTATACATATAACTCCTCCACTAGAAAGCCGAGAAACCATATGCTCTTGGCAACATAAACCTGCAGTAGTGCAGTTGGGTAAACCAGCCAACCTATTCTTCATTGCTCACATCCAAACTACACATCTTAACCAACATGAGAAAGATCAACAGCAAGATCCCAGCAAAGGATACCTTATCTGGTCCCCTCCACAACCATAACGATAACCAAGTTTTCATCAATTTCCGGGGAGAGGAGCTACGCTGCAGCTTCGTGAGCCACCTTGTTGACGCTTTCAAAAGACAACGAATCAACTTCTTCATAGACAAAGATGAACAGAAGGGGAAAGACCGGAGACATCTCTTCGCAAGGATCAAACAGTCGAGGATAGCTCTGACTATATTCTCAAAAAGGTACGCAGAGTCACGCTGGTGCCTGAACGAGCTAGCGAAAATAAAGAAAAGAGCCGATAAACGCAAACTACAGGTGATACCCATCTTCTTCAAGGTGAAAGCGGCATCTGTGAGATACCAAAAGGCTGAGTTCGGTCGCAATTTCTGGAGGTTAGCTAAGACTTCAAGTGGGGAACAAATCAAGAAATGGAAGGAAGCTTTAGAGTCTGTTTCTGACAAAATGGGCTTGTCCTTAGGCGGCAAAAGGTACCTTACTGATCATCCTTAAAATGCTACGGCAATTATAAGGTTTCTTCGTCGTTTTCCCTCATGCCCCTCTGAACCAGTTACCTGCCATGACAAGAAAAGTAAACATGGCTGTTATAACAGAAAAAATAACTGGTCCATCGTGTGAATGCAGCAGTCCAATGTCTGAAGGGCCGTCATAGTTCATATAAATGTAAAGTTGATGTTTGTGCCTTATTTTTACTTAAAATCTCTTAAAGAACCATATTAGAATAACATCTTCACTCATTCAATAACTTTCATCTTTGTGATATCATTTCCTTCAGCGAAACTCTGTATAGACAGACTAAACTACTTTACTTTGCAGCTCCGAGGCGGATTTTATAAAGGAAATTGTTAAAGAGGTCAAAAGAGCTGTCGAGGTTAAGGAAATGAAAGACCATTCCTTCAGTCTTCCCCAAAATAACAGAAGACATTTACCCAGCAGGATCAAAATCCAACCAAAATAATGTATAATGAACAAGTTTGCTTTTTTTTTTTGTTTATTTCCATATATGGTGGCATAATACTAGGGCTTTTGTGTACTACTTTTCAGTCAGTGATCATATGTTTTGTTACTGTAATAAAAATATTTCTATCCAGCGATATAACTCGAGCTTAATTTGAATGTGAATGTTTCCAACTCCTACCCAAAAGACAAAGAAAGGATAATTATAGTCTAATTGAAAGAGAAGGTCAGCTCAGGCCATGTAGTTGTTCACCCATCAACAAACGATAAATAGCAATCTTTTAACAATACTAGTCTCGTCTTGTGACTTGCATATAATAGTCATGAAGGGCTCAAACTAAAGATTCCTAAATTTCAAACTAAAGATAAAATATATGTGAAATAGAAATCAGAGAGCAGGTTCAAATCGTACCCTTATCACAAGGCAGCAAAAGATGAGAGGGCTTCCGTTTTGTCCACACTGTTCCTGCAAAGAAAGAGGACGACCAAAGTAAATGGCAGAGATTGTGGATACAAAAGTACGCCATATAAATTAAGAAGAATCTATATATCAAACTGGGAGCGGAGTTTATGACTTTATGGTGTGGCCATAATGACCTTTTAAAAGTTGTATGTTTCAAAAGATAAACTGGACGCATTAGTTTTTCATGCAGCTCACTACAAATGCATCCCAGATATGTAGAATAAAAAGGATTCAAACATACAAATAAAACACTTAAGACTTCCATCAAAAGGAACAATACCCAGTTCAGAAGATTTAAATAGAGAAATCGCCAGAAAACGTTTAGAAATTGAAATCAAGGAGACAATACAGTCAAAGTTATTTCTGGGTATTACCTATGATGAAGAAAACTACCTCTGGTGATTAATAGAAAAGTTTAGCTCGTATATCCAGGAACAATCTTTGGGTATTATCTGTTTCGGTGTTCTTTTGAAGCTCTATAGAGCTCACTGACTAGTGACTTGTAAGAGGCCAAGTCCGCTACAGTCCCTATCTCAGGTTTCGGTATATAATGCTTCGATGAATTTGCATGTCTATGGTGACCTTCTAATAGAATGTTGAATGTGATGTCGTCCGGAACAACCCCAATATTAAGCATGGCATCTAGCAGCACGTCAGCATTCTTCATCTGTCCCAATTTGCATAATCCATTAAGCAGAACATTATACGTCACAACACTAGGAACGTGCCCATCTCTCTGCATTTCTTTAAGCAATCTGAAACCGGTTTGAACATCACCTTTCTTACAGAATGCATCCATCATCATCGTATAGATGACATCATCTGGCTTCATACCAGCTCGCAGCATCTCCCTCAAACCTCTTTCAGCATCAACCACCCTTCCTTCTTTGCACATTCCACAAATAAGAGCTGAAAACCCCACTCTATCTAGTTCTACCCCATTCTGATCCATTTTCTTCCTTATCTCCAACGCTGCATCTACATCTCCTCCTCTACAAAACCCATCTATAAGAGTTGTGTACGTAACTTTGTCAGGCCTTAGACCTCTGTGGATCATTCCATCAACAACGTTCCTCGCAGCCACCAAATCCCCGTTCTTGCAAAAGCCATTTACCAAAGTATTATACAAAACAATATCAGGCTGCAGACCCCTACTTAACATCTTCTGGTAACTTTCTTTCATCAAGTCAATCCGTCCGTTCCTACTATGACCATGAATCAAAGTAGTGAAAACAACATCATTCGGAATCAACCCTCTCTCACACATCTCATCAAACAACCCATGAGCTCCGTCCATTTTGTTCTCCTTACACAACGCATTAATCAAAGCGCTATATGTGAAAACATCAGCGCGTGTTCTGCCTTTCTCCATACGCTCTTTGAGCCTAAACCCTTCATCCAAGTTTCCGGCTTTACAGTACCCATTAATCAAAGTGTTGAAACTAACAACTGTAGGACGCAAACTCCTTTTGGTAATTTCGTCGAACACCTTCTGCGCATCACACATTTTGCATTCTTTACAAAACTTGTTCATCAAAATATTGAAAACGTAAACATTAGAGGGATACCCAGCATCCAAAATCTCCATATAAAATCCCCAAACGGTCTCGGTTGGATTCACCTTCATCATCCGATCAAGCAAGCTGCCGCAGCCACGAATCGGAACTGTAAACTTATGCTTCCGAGATAGCCTGAAGCATTGAATCGCATCGGGTATGAACCCTGCGTTAGTGTACGCGATCATCAACGCATCAACGAGGAAATCGCTTCCTCTCGTTTCCAACACAGAAATGAAAACGGAGGAAGCTGAGTTTTTCCCTTTCCGAGAGACGACGAGCGCGATGAGCGACTGTGCTTCGTCGAACATCTTGTGGACAGCGAGGAACCGAGCCATGGCGAAGTAGGAGTCGACGGTGAAGCGGAACCCAGGCTGGGAAGAGATGAATTTGAAGAAAGAGAAGATTGAATGGTGAGGGAGGGAGAGAGGGTTGCGGTTGATGAGATCGAGGACGTGACGAGAGCTGAGAGAGGGCAGGAGGTTCCTGATAGAGAGGGATAACGTAAACGGAGAGAGCTCTAGTGACGGATCTCT
Coding sequences within:
- the LOC106295561 gene encoding vesicle-associated protein 1-4, whose translation is MRKINSKIPAKDTLSGPLHNHNDNQVFINFRGEELRCSFVSHLVDAFKRQRINFFIDKDEQKGKDRRHLFARIKQSRIALTIFSKRYAESRWCLNELAKIKKRADKRKLQVIPIFFKVKAASVRYQKAEFGRNFWRLAKTSSGEQIKKWKEALESVSDKMGLSLGGKRYLTDHP
- the LOC106295560 gene encoding putative pentatricopeptide repeat-containing protein At1g09680, producing MSPFIFLRLLSQCLHSKSRKYSAPEKEMFRIKILRSSLSRSYPQAFSRTSSSLLSTWYSPESISPPPQADDDVDPILVKLSIAIRDSYRDPSLELSPFTLSLSIRNLLPSLSSRHVLDLINRNPLSLPHHSIFSFFKFISSQPGFRFTVDSYFAMARFLAVHKMFDEAQSLIALVVSRKGKNSASSVFISVLETRGSDFLVDALMIAYTNAGFIPDAIQCFRLSRKHKFTVPIRGCGSLLDRMMKVNPTETVWGFYMEILDAGYPSNVYVFNILMNKFCKECKMCDAQKVFDEITKRSLRPTVVSFNTLINGYCKAGNLDEGFRLKERMEKGRTRADVFTYSALINALCKENKMDGAHGLFDEMCERGLIPNDVVFTTLIHGHSRNGRIDLMKESYQKMLSRGLQPDIVLYNTLVNGFCKNGDLVAARNVVDGMIHRGLRPDKVTYTTLIDGFCRGGDVDAALEIRKKMDQNGVELDRVGFSALICGMCKEGRVVDAERGLREMLRAGMKPDDVIYTMMMDAFCKKGDVQTGFRLLKEMQRDGHVPSVVTYNVLLNGLCKLGQMKNADVLLDAMLNIGVVPDDITFNILLEGHHRHANSSKHYIPKPEIGTVADLASYKSLVSELYRASKEHRNR